In Streptomyces sclerotialus, one genomic interval encodes:
- a CDS encoding glycerophosphodiester phosphodiesterase, which translates to MLRSAVRSAAAGFVLLFAAVLAADAGAGGGGAAAPPAPVRLVSAQKGLPLYGASVIAHRGAAKYAPENTLAAVDEADRRDVEWVENDVQRTKDGKLVVIHDTTLKRTTDAEEVYPKRSPWRVGDFTAAEIARLDAGSWFDEEFAGERVPTLASYLNRVDRNGQHLLLEIKNPEQYPGIVKQVLAQLRDSGWLDAEHVMDGLVVQSFGGDAVREVHSRQPDVRTAVLGTPSRAKLPEYARFADWINPPYKDLSSAYVSAVQSLWGPHAERMEVHTWGVSVSQAKRAFSSYGIDGVIL; encoded by the coding sequence ATGCTCCGAAGCGCCGTCCGCAGCGCCGCAGCCGGTTTCGTCCTTCTCTTCGCGGCGGTGCTCGCCGCCGACGCGGGTGCCGGGGGCGGTGGTGCCGCCGCCCCGCCGGCCCCGGTCCGCCTGGTCTCCGCCCAGAAGGGGCTGCCGCTCTACGGCGCCTCCGTGATCGCGCACCGGGGAGCCGCCAAGTACGCCCCCGAGAACACCCTCGCCGCGGTCGACGAAGCCGACCGGCGCGACGTGGAGTGGGTCGAGAACGACGTGCAGCGCACCAAGGACGGCAAGCTGGTCGTCATCCACGACACCACGCTGAAGCGGACCACCGACGCCGAGGAGGTCTACCCGAAGCGATCGCCGTGGCGGGTGGGGGACTTCACCGCCGCCGAGATCGCCAGGCTGGACGCCGGCAGCTGGTTCGACGAGGAGTTCGCGGGCGAGCGCGTGCCCACCCTCGCCTCCTACCTGAACCGGGTGGACCGCAACGGCCAGCACCTCCTGCTGGAGATCAAGAACCCGGAGCAGTACCCGGGCATCGTGAAGCAGGTCCTCGCCCAGCTGCGGGATTCCGGTTGGCTCGACGCGGAGCACGTGATGGACGGGCTGGTCGTCCAGAGCTTCGGGGGTGACGCCGTACGTGAGGTGCACTCGCGGCAGCCGGACGTCCGTACGGCGGTGCTCGGCACGCCCAGCCGTGCGAAGCTGCCGGAGTACGCCCGGTTCGCCGACTGGATCAATCCGCCGTACAAGGACCTGAGTTCGGCCTATGTGTCCGCTGTGCAGAGCCTGTGGGGCCCGCACGCCGAGCGGATGGAAGTGCACACCTGGGGCGTGTCGGTCAGTCAGGCCAAACGGGCCTTCTCGTCGTACGGTATCGACGGCGTAATCCTCTGA
- a CDS encoding acyltransferase family protein has product MNNLAQPHSERRTPLPPTRTAPDSADTAVKDAPVTGGARQTGRKPDAPAKNGKQRDAFFDNAKYLAIVLVAMGHSWEPLRDGSRSAAALYITVYAFHMPAFIIISGYFSRSFDMRKDRLQRLITGVAVPYILFETAYTLFKRVADDDPGYPISLLDPWYLTWFLVALFIWRLTTPIWKIVRWPVPLALAIAVLASVSPDIGDDLDLQRVLQFLPFFVIGLCLKPEHFLLVRNKRARILAVPVFAAALVFAYWAAPRMNAAWFYHRDSAQELAAPWWSGAVMTLAMFGCSLVLVACFFAWVPGRKMWFTALGAGTLYGYLLHGFLAKGSRFWGWYDDFHWVHTPLGAIALTLIAGTIITVLCTPPVQRMFRFAMEPKMNWAFKKDAAEVARHRK; this is encoded by the coding sequence GTGAACAATCTCGCGCAGCCGCACAGTGAGCGGCGCACCCCTCTTCCGCCCACCCGGACCGCGCCGGACTCCGCGGACACCGCGGTCAAGGACGCCCCGGTCACGGGTGGAGCGCGGCAGACCGGACGGAAGCCGGACGCACCGGCGAAGAACGGCAAGCAGCGCGACGCCTTCTTCGACAACGCGAAGTACCTGGCGATCGTGCTGGTGGCGATGGGCCACTCGTGGGAGCCGCTGCGGGACGGCAGCCGTTCGGCGGCGGCGCTCTACATCACGGTGTACGCGTTCCACATGCCGGCCTTCATCATCATCTCCGGCTACTTCTCGCGCAGTTTCGACATGCGCAAGGACCGGCTGCAGCGGCTGATCACCGGCGTCGCCGTGCCGTACATCCTCTTCGAGACGGCGTACACGCTGTTCAAGCGGGTGGCGGACGACGACCCGGGGTATCCCATCAGCCTGCTGGACCCCTGGTACCTGACCTGGTTCCTGGTCGCGCTGTTCATCTGGCGGCTCACCACGCCGATCTGGAAGATCGTGCGCTGGCCCGTCCCGCTGGCGCTCGCCATCGCCGTGCTGGCGTCCGTCTCGCCGGACATCGGTGACGACCTGGACCTCCAGCGGGTCCTGCAGTTCCTGCCGTTCTTCGTCATCGGCCTGTGCCTCAAGCCCGAGCACTTCCTGCTCGTGCGCAACAAGCGGGCGCGCATCCTGGCCGTGCCGGTCTTCGCGGCCGCGCTGGTCTTCGCGTACTGGGCCGCGCCCCGGATGAACGCCGCGTGGTTCTACCACCGCGACAGCGCCCAGGAGCTCGCCGCGCCGTGGTGGTCCGGCGCCGTCATGACGCTGGCGATGTTCGGCTGCTCGCTGGTCCTGGTGGCGTGCTTCTTCGCCTGGGTACCGGGCCGGAAGATGTGGTTCACCGCGCTCGGCGCCGGCACCCTGTACGGCTACCTCCTGCACGGCTTCCTGGCCAAGGGGTCGCGCTTCTGGGGCTGGTACGACGACTTCCACTGGGTGCACACCCCGCTCGGCGCGATCGCGCTGACGCTGATCGCCGGCACCATCATCACGGTGCTGTGCACCCCACCGGTGCAGCGGATGTTCCGGTTCGCGATGGAGCCCAAGATGAACTGGGCGTTCAAGAAGGACGCCGCCGAGGTGGCCCGCCACCGGAAGTGA
- a CDS encoding arylamine N-acetyltransferase family protein, whose product MPESAWSGEQLDLDAYLERIGYAGDRTPTLQTLRAVQAAHVTAIGFENIDVLLGRPVPLDVPSLQDKLVGSGRGGYCYEHNLLFAAALERLGFAVSGLGARIRMGEDRIRPTTHALLKVRLEGEEWITDVGFGGEALLAPLPLRAGYQERQGGWTFGIGREADGTWVVRSLHADGWFDLYSFGEEPRHAVDFAVFNHYIATHPRSPFVQRLVVQRPDHGLRRTLVGTELTLTGTDHVRDVREVSGAELPRVLAEVFRITLTDTDEKTLVGWYGG is encoded by the coding sequence ATGCCCGAGTCGGCCTGGTCCGGTGAACAGCTGGACCTGGACGCCTACCTGGAGCGCATCGGGTACGCGGGGGACCGCACGCCCACCCTGCAGACGCTGCGCGCCGTCCAGGCCGCCCACGTCACGGCCATCGGCTTCGAGAACATCGACGTCCTGCTGGGCCGGCCGGTGCCGCTGGACGTGCCGAGCCTCCAGGACAAGCTCGTCGGCAGCGGCCGCGGCGGCTACTGCTACGAACACAACCTGCTCTTCGCCGCCGCCCTGGAACGGCTCGGCTTCGCCGTCTCCGGGCTCGGCGCCCGTATCCGGATGGGCGAGGACAGGATCCGCCCGACCACCCACGCACTGCTGAAGGTGCGGCTGGAAGGCGAGGAGTGGATCACCGACGTCGGCTTCGGCGGCGAGGCGCTCCTCGCGCCGCTGCCGCTGCGCGCGGGGTACCAGGAGCGGCAGGGCGGCTGGACCTTCGGCATCGGCCGGGAAGCGGACGGCACGTGGGTCGTACGGTCGCTGCACGCCGACGGCTGGTTCGACCTGTACTCCTTCGGGGAGGAGCCGCGGCACGCCGTCGACTTCGCCGTCTTCAACCACTACATAGCCACCCACCCGCGCTCGCCGTTCGTGCAGCGCCTCGTGGTGCAGCGCCCCGACCACGGCCTGCGGCGCACCCTGGTCGGTACGGAGCTGACGCTGACCGGCACCGACCACGTCCGCGACGTGCGCGAGGTGTCCGGCGCCGAGCTGCCGCGGGTGCTCGCCGAGGTCTTCCGGATCACGCTCACGGACACGGACGAGAAGACGCTGGTGGGCTGGTACGGAGGGTGA
- a CDS encoding RidA family protein: MTGLERINPPQLSPPTGFSHAVRAAPGTLVLLAGQTALDGAGRIVGTDVVEQFAQALTNLLAAAEAAGAGPADLGKLTVYAVDVADYRRNAAAIGRVWKQLVGTDYPAMAVIGTTRLWDEAALVEIEGIAVVP; the protein is encoded by the coding sequence ATGACCGGCCTGGAACGGATCAACCCGCCGCAGCTGTCCCCGCCGACCGGCTTCAGTCACGCCGTACGGGCCGCTCCGGGCACCCTCGTCCTGCTCGCCGGGCAGACCGCGCTGGACGGCGCGGGCCGGATCGTCGGCACGGACGTCGTCGAGCAGTTCGCACAGGCGCTGACGAATCTGCTGGCCGCCGCGGAAGCGGCCGGGGCCGGCCCGGCCGACCTGGGCAAGCTGACGGTGTACGCGGTGGACGTGGCCGACTACCGCCGCAACGCCGCCGCCATCGGCCGGGTCTGGAAGCAGCTGGTCGGCACGGACTACCCCGCGATGGCGGTGATCGGCACCACCCGGCTGTGGGACGAGGCGGCGCTCGTGGAGATCGAGGGCATCGCGGTCGTCCCCTGA
- a CDS encoding DeoR/GlpR family DNA-binding transcription regulator: MTGTEGTADGTAEGTPDAVPPADDAAPAAGDAASPAKLGPKDRRKRIADRVLAEGQVSIEDLVKELGVSQMTVHRDLDTLEHQGWLRKVRGGATAAPNALFESNARWRGSEHVAAKEAICAAALAIAEPGQAVIIDDSSTALPLARSLSGRGAYTVITNSLQVINELADEPDIRVIALGGEYHAAFNAFLGMSTADIARSFRADVAFLSTSAVDNGHCYHQAQENVLVKRALMAAARRKVLLVDHSKFSRQALYELAPLADFDLVISDQDLPQAEQEALQSLGVRYELVATGG; this comes from the coding sequence TTGACCGGTACCGAAGGGACTGCCGACGGCACTGCCGAGGGGACTCCTGACGCCGTGCCCCCGGCCGACGACGCCGCGCCCGCCGCCGGCGACGCCGCGTCCCCGGCCAAGCTCGGCCCCAAGGACCGCCGGAAGCGGATCGCGGACCGGGTGCTGGCCGAGGGCCAGGTCAGCATCGAGGACCTGGTCAAGGAGCTGGGCGTCAGCCAGATGACCGTCCACCGCGACCTGGACACGCTGGAGCACCAGGGCTGGCTGCGGAAGGTGCGCGGCGGCGCCACCGCGGCGCCCAACGCCCTGTTCGAGTCGAACGCGCGCTGGCGCGGCAGCGAGCACGTCGCCGCGAAGGAGGCGATCTGCGCGGCCGCGCTGGCCATCGCGGAGCCCGGCCAGGCGGTGATCATCGATGACTCCAGTACGGCGCTGCCGCTGGCCCGCTCGCTGTCCGGGCGCGGCGCGTACACCGTGATCACCAACTCGCTGCAGGTGATCAACGAGCTGGCCGACGAGCCCGACATCCGGGTGATCGCGCTGGGCGGCGAGTACCACGCCGCGTTCAACGCCTTCCTCGGCATGTCCACCGCCGACATCGCGCGCAGCTTCCGCGCCGATGTCGCCTTCCTGTCCACCTCCGCCGTCGACAACGGCCACTGCTACCACCAGGCCCAGGAGAACGTCCTGGTCAAGCGGGCCCTGATGGCGGCGGCCCGGCGCAAGGTGCTGCTGGTGGACCACTCCAAGTTCAGCCGCCAGGCGCTGTACGAGCTGGCCCCGCTGGCCGACTTCGACCTCGTCATCTCCGACCAGGATCTTCCGCAGGCGGAGCAGGAGGCGCTTCAATCTCTGGGTGTGCGCTACGAACTGGTGGCGACCGGCGGCTGA
- a CDS encoding bifunctional 3'-5' exonuclease/DNA polymerase, translating into MRWVVGESANGGVRLCAVDEAGRVAGEVAEEPDLVTAVRARPEVERWVWRSTAESYRKLLAAGVRVERCYDVEAAESLLIGYEEGQSGQPRSLAAAWARLHGLPVPEDPPVRSAETQPSLFDPGPVPLPPGTDEFTALLEVYAGQLARTEKTERPERMRLLLASESAGMLVAAELHRAGVPWRADVHRALLDELLGERYPGGLEPQRLAELADEVSRAFGADARVRPDLPADIIRAFGQAGIKLTSTRKWELLGIDHPAVAPLLEYKRLYRLHTAHGWSWLQQWVHEGRFRPEYLPGGTVSGRWTTNGGGALQVPKVIRRAVIADPGWRLVVADADQMEPRVLAAVSRDPGLMEVAGSGRDMYADLAARAFGGDRAQAKLALLGAIYGQTSGDALKHMADLRRRYPAAVAYVDDAARAGEEGRLVRTWLGRTSTPASVAAPDEAGLPQEEAPASYGSTAGARARGRFTRNFVVQGSAADWALLVLAALRRSLHESGMRAELVFFQHDEVIVHCPEEEAPAVAAAIATAADLAGRIAFGRTPVRFPFTTAVVECYADAK; encoded by the coding sequence ATGCGGTGGGTGGTGGGCGAGTCGGCGAACGGGGGTGTCCGGCTGTGTGCGGTGGACGAGGCGGGGCGGGTCGCCGGGGAGGTGGCCGAAGAGCCGGATCTCGTCACGGCGGTGCGGGCGCGGCCCGAGGTGGAGCGCTGGGTGTGGCGGTCCACGGCGGAGTCGTACCGCAAGCTGCTGGCGGCCGGGGTCCGCGTCGAGCGCTGTTACGACGTCGAGGCCGCCGAGTCGCTGCTCATCGGGTACGAGGAGGGCCAGTCGGGCCAGCCGAGGTCGCTCGCCGCGGCCTGGGCCCGGCTGCACGGCCTGCCGGTGCCCGAGGACCCGCCCGTGCGGAGCGCGGAGACGCAGCCCTCGCTCTTCGATCCGGGCCCGGTGCCGCTGCCGCCGGGGACGGACGAGTTCACGGCGCTGCTGGAGGTCTATGCCGGTCAGCTGGCGCGTACGGAGAAGACCGAGCGGCCGGAGCGGATGCGGCTGCTGCTCGCCTCGGAGTCGGCCGGGATGCTGGTCGCCGCCGAGCTGCACCGGGCCGGCGTGCCCTGGCGCGCGGACGTGCACCGCGCACTGCTGGACGAGCTGCTCGGCGAGCGCTATCCGGGCGGTCTGGAGCCGCAGCGGCTGGCCGAGCTGGCGGACGAGGTGTCCCGCGCCTTCGGGGCGGACGCGCGGGTCCGCCCCGATCTGCCCGCCGACATCATCCGGGCCTTCGGCCAGGCCGGGATCAAGCTGACCTCCACCCGCAAGTGGGAGCTGCTCGGCATCGACCACCCGGCCGTCGCCCCGCTCCTGGAGTACAAGCGGCTCTACCGCCTGCACACCGCGCACGGCTGGTCCTGGCTGCAGCAGTGGGTGCACGAGGGCCGCTTCCGCCCCGAGTACCTCCCGGGCGGCACGGTCTCCGGGCGCTGGACGACCAACGGCGGCGGTGCGCTGCAGGTCCCCAAGGTGATCCGGCGGGCCGTGATCGCCGACCCCGGCTGGCGGCTGGTGGTCGCGGACGCCGACCAGATGGAGCCGCGGGTGCTGGCCGCCGTCTCCCGGGACCCCGGGCTGATGGAGGTGGCGGGCAGCGGCCGGGACATGTACGCCGACCTGGCGGCCCGCGCCTTCGGCGGGGACCGCGCGCAGGCCAAGCTGGCGCTGCTCGGCGCGATCTACGGCCAGACCTCGGGCGACGCGCTCAAGCACATGGCGGACCTGCGGCGCCGCTACCCGGCAGCGGTGGCGTACGTGGACGACGCGGCGCGGGCGGGCGAGGAGGGCCGCCTGGTGCGCACCTGGCTCGGCCGTACGAGCACGCCCGCCTCGGTGGCCGCGCCCGACGAGGCGGGCCTGCCGCAGGAGGAGGCCCCGGCTTCGTACGGCAGCACGGCGGGCGCCCGGGCCCGCGGCCGCTTCACCCGCAACTTCGTCGTGCAGGGCAGTGCCGCCGACTGGGCGCTGCTGGTGCTGGCCGCGCTCCGCCGGTCGCTGCACGAGTCCGGCATGCGGGCCGAGCTGGTCTTCTTCCAGCACGACGAGGTGATCGTGCACTGCCCCGAGGAGGAGGCGCCCGCGGTGGCGGCGGCCATCGCCACGGCCGCCGACCTGGCGGGCCGCATCGCCTTCGGCCGCACCCCGGTCCGTTTCCCGTTCACCACGGCGGTGGTGGAGTGCTACGCGGACGCGAAATGA
- a CDS encoding winged helix DNA-binding domain-containing protein gives MHSTLKVSHGQVLAWRLRQQSLVPRGDATVAELAGRLAGVQAQVASSAELAVATRRRDPVAGSVDAALADRSVVRTWAMRGTLHLLPAPVLGAYLSLLGAARTWEKPSWQKAFGVSPRQLAALGEAVDEELAGRQLTREELVAAVCARKGLAGLGEQLSSGWSAVLKPLAWTGRLCQGLPRGRHVTFTAPHSWLPDWSGVPDPEEAAGTVLSAYLGAHGPATPAAFDAWLLRGATRKAVLRGWFAALGDALTPVEVDGVPGAYIRSEDADVLAAVRPSGEVRLLAGFDQYVLGPGTADDRLVPAQHRKEVSRTAGWISPVVVHGGRVAGVWAFTDTAVEVSLFKDHAAEHGPVPDEGLAAEAAHLARCTGADRPVSVRVI, from the coding sequence ATGCATTCGACCTTGAAGGTGTCGCACGGCCAGGTGCTGGCCTGGCGGCTGCGGCAGCAGAGCCTCGTCCCTCGCGGTGACGCGACCGTCGCGGAGCTGGCGGGGCGGCTGGCCGGGGTGCAGGCGCAGGTCGCCTCGTCGGCCGAGCTGGCCGTCGCCACCCGCCGACGCGATCCCGTGGCCGGCTCCGTGGACGCCGCGCTGGCAGACCGCTCGGTGGTCAGGACCTGGGCCATGCGCGGGACCCTGCACCTGCTGCCCGCTCCGGTGCTCGGCGCGTACCTCTCGCTGCTCGGCGCCGCCCGTACATGGGAGAAGCCGTCCTGGCAGAAGGCGTTCGGGGTGAGCCCGCGGCAGCTGGCGGCGCTGGGCGAGGCGGTCGACGAGGAGCTGGCCGGGCGGCAGCTGACCCGCGAGGAGCTGGTGGCGGCCGTCTGCGCCCGCAAGGGTTTGGCCGGGCTCGGCGAGCAGCTGTCCTCGGGCTGGAGCGCGGTGCTCAAGCCGCTGGCGTGGACCGGGCGGCTCTGCCAGGGCCTCCCCCGCGGGCGGCACGTCACGTTCACGGCGCCGCACTCCTGGCTGCCGGACTGGTCCGGAGTGCCGGACCCCGAGGAGGCGGCCGGCACGGTGCTCTCCGCGTATCTGGGGGCGCACGGCCCGGCGACGCCCGCGGCCTTCGACGCGTGGCTGCTGCGCGGCGCGACCCGCAAGGCCGTCCTGCGCGGCTGGTTCGCGGCGCTCGGTGACGCGCTCACCCCGGTCGAGGTGGACGGCGTGCCCGGCGCGTACATACGCAGCGAGGACGCCGACGTGCTGGCGGCCGTGCGGCCCTCCGGCGAGGTGCGGCTGCTGGCCGGCTTCGACCAGTACGTCCTCGGGCCCGGCACGGCCGATGACCGGCTCGTCCCGGCGCAGCACCGTAAGGAGGTCAGCCGTACGGCCGGGTGGATCTCCCCCGTCGTCGTGCACGGCGGCCGGGTCGCGGGCGTCTGGGCCTTCACCGACACGGCCGTGGAGGTCAGCCTCTTCAAGGACCACGCGGCGGAGCACGGCCCCGTGCCGGACGAGGGCCTGGCGGCCGAGGCCGCCCACCTGGCCCGCTGCACGGGGGCCGACCGTCCGGTGTCCGTCCGGGTGATCTGA
- the tatA gene encoding Sec-independent protein translocase subunit TatA, with the protein MFRNALEPWHLVLILAVLVLLFGSKKLPDMARGLGKSMRILKSETKAMKAEAVAESPERPRATADAGRE; encoded by the coding sequence ATGTTCCGCAATGCCCTCGAGCCCTGGCACCTGGTGCTGATCCTCGCGGTCCTCGTCCTGCTCTTCGGCTCCAAGAAGCTTCCCGACATGGCCCGCGGCCTCGGCAAGTCGATGCGCATCCTGAAGTCCGAGACGAAGGCCATGAAGGCCGAGGCCGTGGCCGAGAGCCCCGAACGGCCCCGGGCGACTGCCGACGCCGGCCGGGAGTAA